A portion of the Clostridium gelidum genome contains these proteins:
- a CDS encoding metallophosphoesterase family protein: MGNHDDNLEKYYYDCGFDKVSEYPIILDEFWMVSHKPLYLNKNMPYANIYGHVHGNEMYVDYSKHSFCACVERINYTPISWDEIKKTISNCDR, translated from the coding sequence ATGGGTAATCATGATGATAACTTAGAAAAGTATTATTATGATTGTGGATTTGATAAGGTATCTGAATATCCTATAATTTTAGATGAATTTTGGATGGTTTCTCATAAACCATTATATTTAAACAAAAATATGCCATATGCAAATATTTATGGACATGTACATGGAAATGAGATGTATGTTGATTATTCAAAACATTCATTTTGCGCATGTGTAGAAAGAATTAATTACACTCCGATTTCTTGGGATGAAATAAAAAAAACAATTTCTAATTGTGACAGATAA
- a CDS encoding HIT family protein yields the protein MYNHARKDYICPFCLVVGGVENEHVLTKQADIVYTDNYITAFISAGQYKNNKGNVIIIPNSHFENIYDLPDEISAMIHKLERKIAIALKEVYKCDGVSSRQHNEPCGNQDVWHYHLHVFPRYNDDNLYLTDRESSKPEERIEYANRLKIYFKNIDKDSL from the coding sequence ATGTATAATCATGCACGAAAAGATTATATCTGTCCATTTTGTTTAGTTGTTGGGGGTGTTGAAAACGAACATGTGCTGACTAAACAAGCAGACATTGTGTATACGGATAATTACATAACGGCGTTCATTAGTGCAGGCCAGTATAAGAATAATAAGGGTAATGTAATTATTATTCCTAATAGTCATTTTGAGAATATTTATGATTTACCTGATGAAATTTCTGCAATGATTCATAAATTAGAAAGGAAAATTGCTATTGCACTTAAAGAGGTTTACAAGTGTGATGGAGTATCTTCAAGGCAACATAATGAACCTTGTGGAAATCAGGATGTTTGGCATTATCACTTGCATGTGTTTCCAAGATATAATGATGATAATTTGTATTTAACTGACAGAGAGTCATCAAAACCAGAAGAACGAATTGAGTATGCCAATAGGTTGAAAATTTATTTTAAAAACATTGATAAAGATAGCCTGTAA
- a CDS encoding lysozyme inhibitor LprI family protein gives MKKLIIIVMIISSTLSIVGCSLSKPINQESDSGSTVEAKQEDSLGSTQDTSDKENNNNESKESKTKDANQKTNDTTTNKTDKKDYYTQKLNDIQTKIDKDYNFNDTITTKDMRNSSGAQYKFWDDALNEIYKELQKTLPSSDMEKLKKEELAWISQKESDAKNAADEAKGGTLEPVNHSLSLADSTKKRCYELVNNYMQ, from the coding sequence ATGAAAAAACTTATTATTATTGTAATGATTATATCCAGTACACTTTCTATAGTTGGATGTAGTTTAAGTAAGCCAATTAATCAAGAAAGTGATAGCGGTAGTACTGTAGAAGCAAAACAAGAAGATAGTTTAGGGTCTACACAAGACACATCAGATAAAGAAAATAACAACAATGAATCTAAAGAGTCAAAAACCAAGGATGCAAATCAAAAAACTAACGATACAACTACTAATAAAACTGATAAAAAAGATTATTACACACAAAAACTTAATGATATTCAAACAAAAATAGATAAGGATTATAATTTCAATGATACAATTACCACAAAAGATATGAGAAATTCAAGTGGAGCACAGTATAAATTTTGGGATGATGCATTAAATGAAATCTACAAGGAATTGCAGAAGACTTTGCCTTCTAGTGATATGGAAAAATTAAAAAAAGAAGAATTAGCATGGATATCTCAAAAAGAAAGTGATGCAAAAAATGCAGCAGACGAAGCAAAAGGTGGAACTCTTGAACCAGTTAATCATTCTCTATCATTAGCAGATTCAACAAAAAAGAGATGTTATGAATTAGTAAATAACTATATGCAGTAA
- a CDS encoding GNAT family N-acetyltransferase, protein MYYHRTYIEKSDDFNKMYVLVSYLNSLHLCDWSLGRLFGWKYGRWSKESQIDSLFEKQSELFFDDSNELCGIIITENFGESYYILSKKEKELLQSMTEFLLEGGNFNKSYVITLPVNDEYQKYILERNGFICSGDADVTCTYSSDDIVIPNITIPNEFVLTSQKEYLDEDKAELLRFYAFNPNGIYDEILDHAYKYARKNPIILPEFCVLLLNENGEPVSTCMGLLDKNNQFMEVEVVATKKEYDNRGFAKIVISECIKRGISKGVKELSISAWEEKTRKLYSSFGKTQVLKKINYKKGVS, encoded by the coding sequence ATGTATTATCATAGAACGTATATAGAAAAATCTGATGACTTCAATAAGATGTACGTATTGGTTTCATACTTGAATAGTTTACATTTGTGTGATTGGTCATTAGGTAGATTGTTTGGATGGAAATATGGTAGATGGAGTAAAGAAAGTCAAATTGATTCACTATTTGAAAAACAGTCAGAGTTATTTTTTGATGATTCTAATGAATTATGTGGGATAATTATAACTGAAAATTTTGGAGAAAGTTATTATATTCTTTCTAAGAAAGAGAAAGAACTATTACAGTCAATGACTGAATTTTTGTTAGAAGGTGGAAACTTTAATAAATCGTATGTTATAACCCTCCCTGTGAATGATGAGTATCAAAAATATATTCTTGAAAGAAACGGATTCATTTGTTCTGGTGATGCTGATGTCACATGTACTTACAGTTCAGATGATATTGTTATACCAAATATAACAATACCAAATGAGTTCGTTTTAACATCTCAAAAAGAGTATTTAGATGAAGATAAGGCAGAACTTTTAAGATTCTATGCATTTAATCCTAATGGTATTTATGATGAAATACTTGACCACGCATACAAATATGCAAGGAAAAATCCTATAATACTTCCCGAATTTTGTGTGTTGTTACTGAATGAAAATGGTGAACCAGTTTCAACCTGTATGGGTCTCTTAGATAAAAACAATCAGTTTATGGAAGTAGAGGTTGTTGCTACAAAAAAGGAATATGATAATAGAGGATTTGCCAAAATAGTAATTTCTGAATGTATTAAAAGAGGAATAAGCAAAGGTGTGAAAGAACTTTCAATATCTGCATGGGAGGAAAAAACAAGAAAATTGTATTCTTCTTTTGGTAAAACACAAGTTTTGAAAAAGATAAATTATAAGAAAGGAGTTTCTTAA
- a CDS encoding GNAT family N-acetyltransferase: MGLETQRLALREMTQADFSALCKILQDDDVMYAYEGAFSSDEVQGWLDRQLERYKEHGFGLWAVVLKETGTVIGQCGLTMQDYNSNKIMEVGYLFQKEHWHHGYASEAAIACKEYAFDKLNAKEVYSIIRDTNIPSQNVAIRNGMTCIAKFIKHYRGIDVPHFLFSVKKIL, from the coding sequence ATGGGATTAGAAACTCAAAGATTAGCTTTAAGAGAAATGACACAAGCAGATTTTTCGGCTCTTTGTAAAATTTTACAGGATGATGATGTAATGTATGCATATGAGGGTGCATTTAGTAGTGATGAGGTTCAAGGATGGCTTGACAGACAATTAGAACGTTATAAAGAACATGGCTTTGGGTTATGGGCGGTTGTTCTGAAAGAAACGGGTACAGTGATAGGACAATGTGGATTGACAATGCAAGATTACAATAGTAACAAGATAATGGAAGTCGGTTATCTTTTTCAAAAAGAACACTGGCATCACGGATATGCAAGTGAAGCCGCAATCGCCTGTAAAGAATATGCCTTTGATAAACTGAATGCTAAAGAAGTATATTCTATTATTAGAGATACAAATATACCTTCACAAAATGTAGCAATACGAAATGGAATGACTTGTATTGCTAAGTTTATCAAGCATTATCGGGGCATTGATGTGCCTCATTTTCTATTCTCTGTTAAGAAGATATTATGA
- a CDS encoding MBL fold metallo-hydrolase has protein sequence MKRLNKPVITKETIKAMEDMSFFTHAKIFDDLLIVAQKQTNCFVLKTSDGLIVIDAIWPVKKAFEAIVGAIKDVGWNPDTIKKLVLTHGHVDHTGCGRWFVEKYNVDTYLSEVDDIFWKEHPTKPDRPETWKDYKIDAYIQDGNTITLGDKTIYVYGTPGHTPGGLSYIFPVKEDGEIHMAALWGGTTPPWTKNEVKQYLKSLDYFICEAIRKKVDVALSNHTAVDNGLERIMYSKTRMDYMPNIYIIGQNGFQNYCQVFRTLSYEMLERL, from the coding sequence ATGAAAAGATTAAATAAACCAGTTATTACAAAAGAAACAATCAAGGCAATGGAGGATATGTCATTTTTTACTCATGCTAAGATTTTTGACGATTTGCTAATTGTTGCACAAAAACAAACAAATTGTTTTGTATTAAAGACAAGTGATGGGTTGATAGTAATAGATGCTATTTGGCCAGTGAAAAAAGCTTTTGAGGCAATAGTAGGTGCGATTAAAGATGTAGGGTGGAATCCTGATACAATAAAAAAACTGGTTTTGACGCATGGACATGTTGATCATACAGGATGTGGGAGATGGTTTGTTGAAAAATATAATGTTGATACATATCTTTCAGAAGTAGATGATATTTTTTGGAAAGAGCATCCAACAAAACCTGATAGACCGGAAACGTGGAAAGATTACAAAATTGATGCTTATATTCAGGATGGTAATACTATAACATTAGGTGATAAAACAATATATGTATACGGTACACCTGGTCATACTCCGGGAGGATTAAGTTACATATTCCCTGTAAAAGAAGATGGAGAAATCCATATGGCAGCATTATGGGGTGGTACGACACCACCGTGGACAAAGAATGAAGTGAAACAATATCTCAAGTCATTGGATTACTTTATATGTGAAGCAATACGTAAAAAAGTAGATGTTGCTTTAAGCAATCATACAGCTGTAGATAATGGCTTGGAACGTATTATGTATTCAAAAACAAGAATGGACTATATGCCAAATATTTATATTATCGGGCAGAATGGATTTCAAAATTATTGTCAGGTATTTCGTACCTTGAGTTATGAGATGTTGGAAAGATTATAA
- a CDS encoding MarR family winged helix-turn-helix transcriptional regulator has translation MKYDSLKLKNQACFSLYACSKELIRLYKPILDEFNITYTQYITLLVLWEEDDILVKDLGSKLLLASNTLTPLLKKIENVGLIERRRDKNDERNVYIKLTEKGIEMKEKALKIPEEIISKTGITEEEITDLKVKLDAILIKLIDA, from the coding sequence ATGAAGTATGATAGTTTAAAGTTAAAAAATCAAGCATGTTTTTCATTATACGCGTGTTCCAAGGAATTAATAAGACTTTATAAGCCTATATTAGATGAATTTAACATAACATATACCCAATATATTACATTGTTAGTGCTATGGGAAGAAGATGATATTCTAGTTAAGGATCTTGGCAGCAAGTTACTATTGGCATCAAATACACTTACGCCTTTACTAAAAAAAATAGAGAATGTAGGGTTAATTGAAAGAAGACGCGATAAAAACGATGAAAGAAATGTTTATATTAAGTTAACAGAAAAAGGAATTGAAATGAAAGAAAAAGCATTAAAAATTCCAGAAGAAATTATTTCTAAAACTGGAATTACCGAAGAAGAAATTACTGATTTAAAGGTAAAATTAGATGCTATATTAATAAAATTAATTGATGCATAA
- a CDS encoding oxidoreductase, producing the protein MKIIALEFYKNGEMKEDFALGGSMEKEKLDMNKTYPASLQNYLIDTGKEVILVDTGLPVETPEFKREPNQKLYMGEKVADFATAVQNAGYKIEDIDKVVVTHKHPDHSGELRLFKNAKIYISQIEADAMNLQGENIIRVNFQNGKYKNFSQSEKITEGITMLPAYGHTEGNSIVVVEVEGLFYMIHGDVTYTDEALRRNELSVVFENKDLAKETLEKVRKFIKENDTVYLSTHTPEGIKSLKEKLVMKLANTELSKSKVLGGITVKNPIVMAPMTTFSGNLDGTVSQEELNYYKARSKNTGIVITATTYVSESGKGFPGQFAAYSDEFIPSLKSLADTIKSEGAIAILQMVHAGRMALSNEIPNGDTISASAIPAERPDAITPREMTEKEIEDTIKDFGKTAKRAIDAGFDGVEIHGANTYLIQQFFSPHSNRRQDTWGGSIDKRMNFSLAVINEVKKVVKEQGKDNFIIGYRFSPEEIENPGITLQDTIKLVDVLANQGLSYLHASLNNFWQTSIRDLEDKDPIVLKILKTINGRVPFIGVGSISTPEDAIKALKSGADFIALGREIIMEPEWMTKVYNEKYSEIRTTLSKKDEKILDIPTPLWNVIVNTAGWFPLVD; encoded by the coding sequence ATGAAAATTATTGCTTTAGAATTTTATAAAAATGGGGAAATGAAAGAGGATTTTGCACTAGGAGGGTCAATGGAAAAAGAAAAGTTAGATATGAATAAAACATATCCAGCTAGTTTACAAAACTATTTAATAGATACAGGGAAAGAAGTTATTTTAGTTGATACAGGATTACCAGTAGAAACACCTGAATTTAAGAGAGAGCCAAATCAAAAGCTATATATGGGAGAGAAGGTTGCAGATTTTGCAACTGCTGTGCAAAATGCAGGATACAAAATAGAGGATATAGATAAAGTTGTTGTAACACATAAGCATCCTGATCATAGTGGAGAACTTAGATTATTCAAAAATGCTAAAATTTATATTTCTCAAATAGAAGCAGATGCTATGAATTTACAAGGTGAAAATATAATTAGAGTTAATTTTCAAAATGGTAAATATAAAAACTTTTCTCAAAGTGAAAAAATAACTGAAGGAATTACTATGTTACCTGCTTATGGACATACTGAGGGAAATTCAATTGTTGTTGTAGAAGTTGAAGGATTATTTTATATGATTCATGGAGATGTAACTTATACAGATGAAGCTTTAAGAAGAAATGAATTATCAGTGGTATTTGAAAATAAGGATTTAGCAAAGGAAACATTAGAAAAAGTTAGAAAGTTTATAAAAGAAAATGATACAGTTTATTTATCAACACATACACCAGAAGGTATAAAATCATTAAAAGAAAAATTAGTAATGAAATTAGCAAACACAGAGTTAAGTAAGTCTAAGGTTTTGGGAGGTATAACAGTAAAAAATCCAATCGTTATGGCACCTATGACTACTTTTTCAGGAAACTTAGATGGTACAGTTTCACAAGAAGAGTTGAATTACTATAAGGCAAGATCTAAAAATACAGGTATCGTTATTACAGCCACTACTTATGTAAGTGAGTCAGGGAAGGGATTTCCTGGACAATTTGCAGCTTATTCCGATGAATTTATTCCAAGCTTAAAAAGCTTAGCAGATACTATAAAGTCAGAAGGTGCAATAGCTATATTACAGATGGTTCACGCAGGTAGAATGGCACTTTCAAATGAAATACCTAACGGAGATACTATAAGCGCTAGTGCAATTCCAGCAGAAAGACCAGATGCTATTACTCCAAGAGAAATGACAGAAAAAGAAATTGAGGATACTATTAAAGATTTTGGTAAAACAGCTAAAAGAGCTATTGATGCTGGTTTTGATGGTGTAGAAATACATGGAGCTAATACTTATTTAATACAACAATTTTTTTCACCTCATTCTAATCGTAGACAGGATACATGGGGTGGAAGTATAGATAAAAGAATGAATTTTTCCCTAGCTGTTATAAATGAAGTGAAAAAAGTAGTAAAAGAACAAGGTAAAGATAATTTTATAATAGGTTATCGTTTTTCACCAGAAGAAATAGAAAATCCAGGAATTACTTTACAAGATACTATTAAGCTTGTAGATGTACTAGCTAATCAAGGTTTAAGTTATTTACATGCATCTTTAAATAATTTTTGGCAAACTTCTATTCGTGACTTAGAAGATAAAGATCCTATTGTTCTTAAAATTCTTAAAACAATAAATGGAAGAGTACCTTTTATAGGAGTTGGTTCTATTAGTACTCCTGAAGACGCTATAAAAGCACTAAAAAGTGGAGCAGACTTTATAGCGCTAGGTAGAGAAATAATTATGGAACCTGAATGGATGACTAAAGTCTATAATGAAAAATACTCTGAGATAAGGACTACTCTAAGCAAAAAAGATGAGAAAATTTTAGATATACCAACTCCTCTTTGGAATGTTATAGTAAATACAGCAGGATGGTTTCCATTAGTAGATTAA
- the tnpC gene encoding IS66 family transposase: protein MDILDLEDQLDKKTKLLISKMEKDIESKDKEIDDLKKELAFLKGQLLNKNRKIFGQSSEQVDSRQLSLFNDAEKNSDIKIDEPSIEEITYTRKKSSSHLGKKDNLSGLDRVTIEHKLADSETFCDKCGNDLIIIGKKSKEILKYKPAELYIEEHISYTYACKNCEADADKANIISAKIPNTFLYKSMASNELLAHVVSMKYQYAMPLYRMESYFKMMNVNLSRQTLSNWIISCANELQPVFHYMKEELLRRNYIHADETYVKVIEENGKDSNSKRFMWLYRSGGIENHIILYDYQKTRSGSCAEEFLEGFSGYLQTDGYDGYNKVKNIKRLYCMAHIRRKFFDIISTLNPEALKQSHAIEGFNYCERLYKVEKDLREQYICSDDYYGDRHAIRLKRSAPILNKFQEYVDNEIVNALPKSPLGKALAYAQKLLPYMRTFLTNGCLEIDNNAAERAIKPFVIGRKNWMFSKTVKGAKSSALLYSITETAKANGLAVEKYLVYLFEMFANSEVKEMDILEKCMPWSESIPDELRVKTTK from the coding sequence ATGGATATTTTAGATTTAGAAGATCAACTTGATAAAAAAACAAAATTATTGATTTCTAAAATGGAAAAAGACATTGAATCAAAAGATAAGGAAATTGATGATTTAAAAAAGGAATTGGCTTTTCTTAAAGGACAGCTCCTTAATAAAAACAGAAAAATTTTTGGACAATCTAGTGAACAAGTTGATTCAAGACAGCTCTCACTTTTTAATGATGCTGAAAAAAACAGTGATATTAAAATAGATGAGCCTTCCATTGAAGAAATTACATATACAAGAAAAAAATCATCTTCTCATTTAGGAAAGAAAGATAATCTATCCGGCCTAGATAGAGTTACAATTGAGCATAAACTTGCTGACTCTGAAACATTTTGCGATAAATGTGGGAATGATTTAATTATAATCGGTAAAAAATCAAAAGAAATTTTAAAATATAAGCCAGCAGAACTTTACATAGAAGAACATATTTCATATACATATGCTTGCAAAAATTGCGAAGCGGATGCTGATAAAGCCAATATAATTTCTGCAAAAATTCCAAATACTTTCTTATATAAAAGTATGGCTTCAAATGAATTATTAGCTCATGTTGTGAGCATGAAATATCAATATGCAATGCCATTATATAGAATGGAATCATATTTTAAGATGATGAATGTTAATCTTTCAAGACAGACATTATCCAACTGGATAATAAGTTGTGCAAATGAACTTCAGCCTGTTTTTCATTATATGAAAGAGGAACTCTTAAGAAGAAATTATATCCACGCCGATGAAACTTATGTGAAGGTTATTGAGGAAAATGGAAAAGACTCCAACTCAAAAAGGTTCATGTGGCTATATCGCTCCGGAGGCATAGAGAACCATATAATTTTATATGATTATCAGAAAACAAGATCTGGTTCTTGTGCTGAAGAATTTCTTGAAGGTTTCTCTGGATATCTTCAAACAGATGGATATGATGGCTATAATAAAGTTAAGAATATAAAAAGACTATATTGTATGGCCCATATTCGAAGAAAATTCTTTGATATAATATCAACCTTAAACCCCGAAGCTCTAAAGCAGTCTCACGCAATAGAAGGGTTTAATTATTGTGAGCGACTTTATAAAGTTGAAAAAGATCTAAGGGAACAATATATATGTAGTGATGATTATTATGGTGATCGACATGCAATAAGGCTCAAGAGATCTGCACCCATTCTTAATAAATTTCAAGAATATGTAGATAATGAAATTGTTAATGCTCTTCCTAAAAGTCCTTTAGGTAAAGCTCTTGCATATGCTCAAAAGTTGTTGCCATATATGAGAACTTTCTTGACAAATGGATGTCTTGAAATTGATAATAATGCAGCTGAAAGAGCTATAAAACCATTTGTAATTGGCAGAAAAAACTGGATGTTCTCCAAGACAGTAAAAGGCGCAAAATCAAGTGCATTACTTTATAGTATTACTGAAACGGCTAAAGCCAATGGCTTAGCAGTGGAAAAGTATTTAGTATATTTATTTGAAATGTTTGCAAATTCAGAAGTTAAGGAAATGGACATACTAGAAAAATGTATGCCATGGTCTGAAAGCATTCCAGATGAACTGCGCGTTAAGACTACCAAATAA
- the tnpB gene encoding IS66 family insertion sequence element accessory protein TnpB (TnpB, as the term is used for proteins encoded by IS66 family insertion elements, is considered an accessory protein, since TnpC, encoded by a neighboring gene, is a DDE family transposase.): MFNLNKVNTVYLACGITDLRKSIDGLVVIVQTQLKLDPFEKALFVFCNRQMNKIKILHFDEGFWLYYFRLENSKLKWPMTPDEALKINKEELKWLLMGYEVRTKSKFKPIEVRNSF; the protein is encoded by the coding sequence ATGTTTAATCTTAATAAAGTTAATACAGTTTATCTTGCATGTGGAATAACAGATTTGAGAAAAAGTATTGATGGACTAGTAGTGATTGTGCAAACGCAGCTAAAGTTGGATCCGTTTGAAAAAGCCTTGTTTGTTTTTTGCAATAGGCAAATGAATAAAATTAAGATACTTCACTTTGATGAAGGATTCTGGCTGTACTATTTCCGACTTGAAAATAGTAAATTGAAATGGCCGATGACTCCAGACGAAGCTCTTAAAATCAACAAAGAGGAATTGAAATGGTTGCTTATGGGATATGAAGTTAGAACTAAGTCTAAATTTAAGCCAATTGAAGTAAGAAATAGCTTTTAA
- the tnpA gene encoding IS66 family insertion sequence element accessory protein TnpA, translating to MNNNEKINWREIVATFSSYEGTLGTFCNANHITKSQFHYYKKKFKNEDNNLQFHAISMREEKVTTEVTVVPADRPNIIIEIGAAKIYVPANEIAILSKLLKDLITNV from the coding sequence ATGAATAATAATGAGAAGATAAATTGGAGAGAAATTGTTGCTACCTTTTCTTCTTACGAAGGAACGTTAGGAACTTTCTGCAATGCAAATCACATTACTAAAAGTCAATTTCATTACTATAAAAAGAAATTCAAGAATGAAGATAATAATTTACAGTTTCATGCAATTTCAATGAGAGAAGAAAAAGTAACAACTGAAGTCACCGTAGTTCCAGCTGATAGACCTAATATAATAATAGAAATAGGAGCCGCTAAAATATATGTACCGGCTAATGAAATAGCTATTTTGAGTAAGTTGCTTAAGGATTTGATTACAAATGTTTAA
- a CDS encoding ISLre2 family transposase: MYELSLNDKGMTFKELEKRIYKYACDEACNALKSILEFLDEKLLNERDSKVYRNKGRKQTCLRTIMGNVEYSRRIYEFKLEDGKKATKYLLDEYLGMDTLGNVSINLVETILTNVTEVSFRKTSENIKTMCNQDISAQGVWNIVQTLGEKIKEIENRKIELNDKGALKGEKEVPVLFQEQDGVWLYLQGNDRPKGKNKKKELKLAVSYTGWTLRPGSKKEYVVVDKTVCASFSNSNHFKKLASATISEKYNVDEIQTRILNGDGANWIKATCEDEDIHFQLDPFHVGQAIIRKVSDKRAQKQLLKLFREGKIDEGLETIVNMMILTNEKDIAFKKLTELYDYFVHNRDGLIPYKLRSDINMPTAPEGMEYKNLGTMEHNICDVLAQRMKGRKMSWSINGADNLSKILSEKFSNRLFDTVDKIYRNIISDDVIDTVVAKLPLTVFQANKESNKCKAYKCNSAQIPYSGAAATLGRKIVRDLCGLKSFSDISYS, from the coding sequence ATGTATGAATTAAGTTTAAATGATAAAGGAATGACTTTCAAGGAGTTAGAGAAAAGAATTTATAAATATGCTTGTGACGAAGCTTGTAATGCTTTAAAAAGTATATTAGAATTTTTAGATGAAAAACTACTTAATGAAAGAGATAGCAAGGTTTACCGTAATAAAGGTCGTAAGCAAACTTGTTTGAGGACTATTATGGGGAACGTAGAGTATTCTAGGCGCATTTATGAATTTAAACTTGAAGATGGTAAGAAAGCAACTAAGTACCTTTTGGATGAGTATTTAGGGATGGACACTTTAGGAAATGTGTCTATAAATCTCGTAGAAACTATTTTAACTAACGTGACGGAGGTTTCTTTTAGAAAGACATCTGAGAATATTAAAACTATGTGTAATCAAGATATTAGTGCTCAAGGCGTTTGGAACATAGTTCAAACACTTGGGGAAAAGATTAAAGAAATAGAAAATCGTAAAATTGAGTTAAATGACAAAGGTGCATTAAAAGGCGAAAAGGAAGTACCAGTATTGTTTCAGGAGCAAGATGGAGTTTGGCTCTATCTTCAAGGTAATGATAGACCAAAAGGGAAAAATAAAAAGAAAGAGTTAAAACTAGCAGTATCATATACTGGCTGGACTTTACGCCCAGGGAGCAAAAAAGAATATGTGGTTGTTGATAAAACTGTTTGTGCAAGCTTTAGCAATTCCAATCACTTTAAAAAGCTTGCTAGCGCAACAATTTCAGAAAAATACAATGTAGATGAAATTCAAACTAGAATATTAAACGGTGATGGAGCAAATTGGATTAAAGCAACTTGTGAGGATGAAGACATTCATTTTCAGCTAGATCCATTTCATGTAGGCCAAGCGATTATACGTAAGGTAAGTGATAAAAGAGCTCAAAAGCAATTACTAAAACTATTTAGAGAAGGTAAAATTGATGAAGGTCTAGAAACTATTGTAAATATGATGATACTTACAAACGAAAAAGATATTGCATTTAAGAAGCTTACTGAATTATATGATTACTTTGTTCACAATAGAGATGGATTAATACCGTATAAATTAAGAAGTGACATAAACATGCCTACGGCGCCGGAAGGCATGGAATACAAGAATCTAGGCACAATGGAACATAATATTTGTGATGTATTAGCTCAAAGAATGAAGGGCAGAAAAATGAGCTGGTCTATTAATGGTGCAGATAATTTATCTAAAATATTATCTGAAAAATTTAGTAATAGGTTGTTTGATACTGTAGATAAAATCTACAGAAATATTATTTCTGATGATGTTATTGATACAGTAGTTGCAAAACTACCATTAACAGTATTTCAAGCGAATAAAGAATCTAATAAGTGTAAGGCATATAAGTGCAATAGTGCACAAATTCCGTATAGCGGAGCTGCCGCAACGTTAGGTAGAAAAATAGTACGTGATTTATGTGGATTAAAATCATTTAGTGATATTAGTTATAGTTAA
- a CDS encoding HTH domain-containing protein, translating into MMETLQLLIEKYKFNIDALSKLLDVKKEVILSHDEKKLFENSKDFSKMYDLIVMLELSGKDDADFKIGAFLQVLLEYHSISAETIALMSGVVKKKLVI; encoded by the coding sequence ATGATGGAAACATTGCAGCTATTGATTGAAAAATATAAATTTAATATAGATGCACTTTCAAAATTATTAGATGTAAAAAAAGAAGTTATTTTAAGCCATGATGAAAAAAAGCTATTTGAAAATTCTAAAGATTTTTCTAAGATGTATGATTTAATTGTTATGCTTGAACTTAGTGGAAAAGATGATGCAGATTTTAAAATTGGAGCATTTTTGCAAGTTTTATTAGAATATCATAGTATTTCGGCAGAAACAATTGCATTGATGTCTGGAGTTGTGAAAAAGAAGTTAGTGATTTAG